A window of the Nocardia sp. NBC_01329 genome harbors these coding sequences:
- the crtI gene encoding phytoene desaturase family protein: MRTVTGSTDHVVVIGAGLAGLATALHLAGRGRAVTVVERELVPGGRAGRLDIDGYRLDTGPSVLTMPGIVADTLAAVGESIEARLDLRPVVPAYRACFADGSALDVHSDREAMEHSIAEFAGPGEVAGYRRLRQWLTELYRVEFDRFIAANFDSPLSLVTPALARLVALGGFRRLDRVIAEFLTDARLRRVFTFQSLYAGVSPQRALALYAVIAYMDTVGGVYFPRGGMRALPSALAAAATDAGVRFHYGEVVTGLERRGTRISAVHTDRQQRITCDALVLATELHTAYQLLRRSPRRPVRARPAPSAVVAHIGVPAGAPTAHHTLLFGDAWEQTFDELINQGVPMSDPSLLVTRPTATDPTLAPPGHDLFSVLAPAPNLDRGAHLNWQRRAPGYGTDLAAIVEQKLLPGFAAHADIVHLDSPDDWARRGMLAGTPFSLAHTFAQTGPFRPANLPHGVSNAVLAGCGTVPGVGVPTALLSGRLAADRITGAAAGRNNQAPTANTSGVRP, translated from the coding sequence ATGCGGACCGTAACCGGGAGTACCGACCATGTCGTCGTGATAGGCGCGGGTCTGGCCGGGCTCGCCACCGCGCTGCATCTGGCCGGACGAGGCCGCGCTGTCACGGTCGTGGAACGCGAGCTCGTTCCGGGTGGGCGGGCGGGGCGACTCGATATCGATGGGTATCGCCTCGACACCGGCCCGTCTGTGCTCACTATGCCCGGGATCGTCGCCGATACGCTCGCCGCGGTAGGCGAGAGCATCGAAGCCCGGCTCGATCTGCGACCCGTGGTCCCGGCCTACCGGGCATGCTTTGCCGACGGCAGTGCACTGGATGTGCACAGTGACCGGGAGGCGATGGAACACTCGATCGCCGAATTCGCCGGACCGGGTGAGGTTGCCGGCTATCGACGACTGCGGCAATGGCTGACCGAGCTGTATCGCGTCGAGTTCGACCGGTTCATCGCCGCCAACTTCGACTCACCACTGTCGCTGGTCACCCCAGCGCTGGCCCGACTCGTCGCGTTGGGGGGCTTCCGCCGTCTGGACCGGGTCATCGCTGAGTTCCTGACCGATGCGCGCTTGCGCCGGGTATTCACTTTCCAATCCTTGTACGCGGGCGTGTCACCGCAACGAGCGTTGGCTTTGTATGCGGTGATCGCCTATATGGACACCGTCGGCGGTGTGTACTTCCCGCGCGGTGGGATGCGCGCCCTGCCCTCGGCGCTGGCGGCAGCCGCCACCGACGCCGGCGTGCGGTTCCACTACGGCGAAGTGGTGACCGGCCTGGAACGACGCGGCACCCGCATCAGCGCTGTGCACACCGATAGACAGCAGCGGATCACCTGCGATGCACTGGTATTGGCCACCGAACTGCATACGGCCTACCAGCTGCTGCGCCGATCACCGCGGCGGCCGGTGCGGGCGCGGCCCGCGCCGTCGGCGGTCGTTGCGCATATCGGTGTGCCGGCCGGTGCGCCGACCGCGCATCACACACTGCTTTTCGGTGACGCCTGGGAGCAGACGTTCGACGAACTGATCAACCAGGGCGTGCCGATGAGCGATCCCTCGCTGCTGGTCACTCGCCCTACCGCTACCGATCCGACCCTCGCCCCGCCCGGTCACGACCTGTTCTCGGTGCTGGCCCCGGCCCCCAACCTCGACCGCGGAGCTCACCTGAATTGGCAACGCCGCGCCCCTGGATACGGCACGGACCTGGCCGCGATCGTCGAACAGAAACTGCTGCCGGGATTCGCCGCACACGCCGACATCGTGCATCTGGACAGCCCCGACGACTGGGCACGACGGGGCATGCTGGCGGGCACACCGTTCTCGCTGGCGCACACCTTCGCCCAGACCGGACCGTTCCGACCGGCGAACCTCCCACACGGCGTGTCCAACGCGGTACTCGCCGGTTGCGGCACAGTACCCGGCGTCGGAGTGCCGACCGCACTGCTGTCGGGCCGGCTTGCTGCGGACCGCATCACCGGCGCCGCGGCCGGCCGCAACAACCAGGCACCGACCGCGAACACCAGCGGGGTGCGGCCATGA
- a CDS encoding phytoene/squalene synthase family protein, whose amino-acid sequence MIRSELDAAGIGEPRLRDAYRRCRDLNATHGRTFFLATRLLAPAQRPPIHALYGFARWADDIVDLPDGQPRTPAERLEALAQRLFDGIDNSTDADPIVAAVSDTVARFDIDRALFQDFLASMRMDLTVTDYPNRAALDRYMRGSAEVIGLQVLPVLGTIGPTENAEPYAAALGKAFQLTNFLRDIAEDLDRGRVYLPADELAAFGVDRDRLQWCRDHRRTDTRVRSALAAQHAITRDWYLTARTGIDLLHPVSRPCVTTAAMLYAEILDRIEATDFAVFAQRATVGRARRAAVAGPALARALWARRGGRTQTLSTRMPS is encoded by the coding sequence ATGATCCGCTCCGAACTCGACGCCGCCGGCATCGGTGAACCGCGACTGCGCGACGCCTACCGGCGATGCCGCGACCTCAACGCCACCCATGGGCGCACGTTCTTCCTCGCCACCCGGCTGCTCGCGCCGGCGCAGCGCCCGCCGATCCACGCTCTGTACGGATTCGCCCGCTGGGCCGACGATATCGTCGACCTCCCCGACGGACAGCCCCGCACTCCGGCAGAACGCTTGGAAGCACTGGCACAGCGCCTGTTCGACGGTATCGACAACAGTACCGACGCAGACCCGATCGTGGCCGCGGTGAGTGACACCGTCGCACGCTTCGATATCGACCGCGCGTTGTTCCAGGATTTCCTGGCGTCGATGCGGATGGATCTCACGGTGACCGACTACCCGAACCGGGCCGCGCTGGATCGCTACATGCGCGGATCCGCCGAAGTGATCGGCTTGCAGGTGCTCCCGGTGCTCGGCACCATCGGCCCCACCGAGAACGCAGAACCCTACGCGGCCGCGCTCGGCAAGGCATTCCAGCTCACCAACTTCCTACGCGACATCGCCGAAGATCTCGACCGCGGCCGGGTATACCTTCCGGCCGACGAATTGGCCGCATTCGGCGTGGACCGCGACCGGCTTCAGTGGTGCCGTGACCATCGACGCACCGACACTCGGGTGCGCTCGGCGCTGGCGGCCCAGCATGCGATCACCCGCGACTGGTACCTGACCGCCCGCACCGGAATCGACCTACTGCACCCGGTGTCACGGCCCTGCGTCACCACCGCGGCAATGCTCTACGCAGAGATCCTGGACCGGATCGAGGCAACAGATTTCGCGGTGTTCGCCCAGCGAGCGACCGTCGGCCGCGCCCGCCGCGCCGCCGTGGCGGGACCCGCACTGGCCCGCGCATTATGGGCACGCCGCGGCGGCCGTACCCAAACGCTCAGCACGAGAATGCCGTCATGA
- a CDS encoding lycopene cyclase domain-containing protein — MDRWQYLIVMGLCLAVTAPLEFLGHGVYRRPARLARSVLPVVGILLVWDAIAIAADVWSYNPRYLTGWTLPWEVPIEELVFFLVVPLCALLTYGAVEAVVDRVCGHQVRPKPQREPT; from the coding sequence GTGGACCGCTGGCAGTACTTGATCGTGATGGGCCTGTGCCTCGCGGTGACCGCCCCACTGGAATTCCTCGGACACGGGGTCTACCGGCGCCCGGCGCGTCTTGCCCGCAGCGTGCTGCCGGTCGTGGGCATACTGCTGGTGTGGGACGCGATCGCGATCGCCGCCGACGTGTGGAGCTACAACCCGCGCTATCTCACCGGCTGGACCCTACCGTGGGAGGTACCGATCGAGGAGCTGGTGTTCTTCCTGGTCGTCCCGCTCTGCGCACTGCTCACCTACGGCGCGGTCGAGGCCGTGGTGGACCGTGTGTGCGGCCACCAGGTGCGGCCGAAGCCCCAGCGGGAGCCGACGTGA
- a CDS encoding lycopene cyclase domain-containing protein — translation MTGLGYTVPAIVAAAAVCGWELAVLHTGLFRRLEYWLTLTIVLGFQVPVDGWLTELSAPLVLYNDAHITGIRFPWDIPVEDFLFGFAMVTAALLCWEHRRRHEHRTSRPAAS, via the coding sequence ATGACCGGCCTCGGCTACACCGTGCCGGCGATCGTCGCGGCCGCCGCGGTGTGCGGGTGGGAACTGGCAGTCCTGCACACCGGTCTGTTCCGACGCCTCGAATACTGGCTGACCCTGACCATCGTGCTCGGATTCCAGGTCCCGGTCGACGGCTGGCTCACCGAACTCAGTGCACCGCTGGTGCTCTACAACGACGCGCACATCACCGGGATCCGCTTTCCGTGGGATATCCCGGTCGAAGACTTCCTGTTCGGTTTCGCGATGGTGACCGCGGCGCTGCTGTGCTGGGAACACCGCCGCCGACACGAACACCGCACCAGCCGGCCGGCAGCGTCGTGA
- a CDS encoding class I SAM-dependent methyltransferase, producing MSARLGPTGLPRDQVPATFDHGAAEYDRLVGFNPGYHKHLRLSARRMELPADGAGLRLLDAGCGTGASTAALLSVAPAAEILAVDASAQMLARARAKPWPATVRFQHTRIEDLDTTGCGGRFDGIFAAYLLRNLADPDAQLRAFAALLHPGAPLAVHEYSVRESLPARLVWNTVCGAVIIPLGALLTGDTTLYRHLRRSVTTFDGVSQLRARLRDNGFTRIRTATVPGWQHGIVHTLTATVPRPGSESEGTP from the coding sequence GTGAGCGCCCGGCTCGGCCCGACCGGACTTCCACGGGACCAGGTACCGGCCACATTCGACCACGGCGCCGCCGAATACGACCGCCTCGTCGGATTCAACCCCGGATACCACAAGCATCTACGCCTGTCCGCGCGACGTATGGAGCTACCCGCCGACGGCGCCGGACTCCGGCTGCTCGACGCAGGCTGCGGTACCGGCGCCTCGACCGCGGCGCTACTGTCGGTCGCACCGGCCGCCGAGATCCTCGCCGTCGACGCATCGGCACAGATGCTCGCCCGCGCCCGCGCGAAACCGTGGCCCGCGACCGTGCGGTTTCAACACACACGCATCGAAGACCTCGACACAACGGGCTGCGGTGGCCGTTTCGACGGAATCTTCGCCGCATACCTGCTGCGTAACCTCGCCGACCCCGACGCCCAGCTGCGCGCATTCGCCGCGTTGCTACATCCCGGTGCCCCGCTCGCAGTGCATGAATACTCGGTGCGCGAATCCCTGCCGGCCCGCTTGGTGTGGAACACGGTATGCGGCGCAGTGATCATTCCACTCGGTGCGCTACTCACCGGCGACACCACCCTGTACCGGCACCTGCGTCGCAGCGTAACCACGTTCGACGGTGTATCCCAGCTCCGGGCGCGGTTGCGTGACAACGGCTTCACCAGGATCCGAACGGCCACTGTGCCCGGGTGGCAGCACGGCATCGTGCACACCCTCACCGCGACCGTTCCGCGGCCCGGCTCCGAATCAGAAGGGACGCCGTAA
- a CDS encoding FAD-dependent oxidoreductase translates to MRADFGRDRLVVHHRAPQVAGRSRLDHRPHVVVIGAGIAGLAAATGLAERDVAVEIIERRPYLGGRVGGWTDSLSDGTAIAVNRGFHAFFRQYYNLRALLRRADPQLHRLVAIDDYPLIDGHGRRDTFRRLPRTPPWNALAFAARSHTFPLQDLRRIDARAAAPLAAVSVPGIYDLLDHTDAETFLQQINFPASARHLAFDVFSRSFFAPPTQLSAAELATMFHIYFLGSSEGLLFDVPTSNYDTALWSPLHDYLTSHDVQIRTDTTVTAVEPDGDRAFRVREQNGRDIAADAVVLATDVTGLRRIIDHSPQLGDRAWRASIERLRSAPPFLVYRIWLNKPVAPHRPAFLATGGLAPLDNVSVVNHYEQQARTWAECHGGSVLELHAYALPQQLTPAQERDIRAQLRARLNRLYPETSDAQILGEHLQWNQDCPLFGVGDHAHRPTIRTAHDQLMLAGDGIRIDLPVALMERAATTGWAAANALLTQWGLPGHDLYTVPTSGRNPLLRRLAMRYATATAPTEDSR, encoded by the coding sequence ATGCGTGCCGACTTCGGCCGCGACCGACTGGTCGTCCACCATCGCGCCCCACAGGTCGCGGGACGTAGCCGCCTCGACCACCGCCCACACGTGGTGGTCATCGGCGCTGGTATCGCCGGACTCGCCGCGGCAACCGGGCTCGCCGAACGTGATGTAGCCGTCGAAATCATCGAGCGCCGGCCTTACCTCGGCGGCCGGGTCGGCGGCTGGACCGACAGCCTGTCGGACGGCACTGCGATCGCAGTCAACCGCGGCTTTCACGCCTTCTTCCGCCAGTACTACAACCTGCGCGCACTACTCCGCCGCGCCGATCCGCAGCTGCACCGACTCGTAGCGATCGACGACTACCCCCTCATCGACGGCCACGGACGCCGCGACACCTTCCGGCGTCTGCCGCGCACCCCACCGTGGAATGCCCTCGCGTTCGCCGCCCGCAGCCACACCTTCCCGTTACAGGACCTGCGTCGCATCGATGCGCGCGCCGCGGCACCGCTGGCGGCGGTGTCCGTGCCCGGGATCTACGACCTGCTCGACCACACCGATGCCGAAACCTTTCTACAGCAGATCAACTTCCCCGCGAGCGCTCGCCACCTTGCGTTCGACGTGTTCTCCCGCAGCTTCTTCGCGCCACCCACCCAGCTGTCGGCGGCCGAGCTGGCGACCATGTTCCACATTTACTTCCTCGGCTCCAGCGAGGGCCTGCTATTCGATGTCCCCACCTCGAACTACGACACCGCTTTATGGTCGCCGCTACACGACTACCTCACCTCACACGACGTCCAGATCCGCACCGATACCACAGTCACCGCCGTGGAACCCGACGGTGACCGAGCCTTCCGAGTGCGCGAGCAAAACGGTCGCGATATAGCCGCCGACGCCGTCGTACTCGCCACAGACGTCACCGGCCTACGTCGCATCATCGACCATTCACCGCAACTCGGCGACCGGGCATGGCGCGCTTCGATCGAGCGGTTACGCAGCGCGCCGCCGTTTCTGGTGTACCGGATCTGGCTGAACAAGCCGGTCGCGCCGCATCGGCCGGCGTTCCTGGCTACCGGAGGCCTCGCCCCCCTCGACAACGTCAGCGTGGTGAACCACTACGAGCAGCAAGCCCGTACATGGGCCGAATGCCACGGCGGCTCAGTGCTGGAACTCCACGCCTACGCCCTACCTCAGCAGCTCACACCGGCCCAGGAGCGCGATATACGCGCTCAGCTGCGCGCCCGCCTGAACCGCCTCTACCCGGAAACCTCCGACGCCCAGATCCTCGGCGAACACCTGCAATGGAACCAGGACTGTCCACTGTTCGGCGTCGGCGACCACGCGCACCGGCCTACCATCCGCACGGCACACGATCAGCTCATGCTGGCCGGCGACGGCATCCGCATCGACCTGCCCGTCGCGTTGATGGAACGCGCCGCCACCACCGGATGGGCGGCGGCGAACGCGTTGCTCACCCAATGGGGCTTACCCGGTCACGACCTGTACACCGTGCCGACCAGCGGTCGCAACCCCCTACTGCGCCGACTCGCCATGCGCTATGCAACGGCGACCGCACCTACCGAGGACTCCCGATGA